The Mesorhizobium opportunistum WSM2075 DNA window GAGCCGCTTGAGCGGGACAGAGGCGGCCATGGTCTTCTGGTAGTCCTCGCCCAGGCCGGCAAGGCCCTCGGTGATGATGTTGCCCGGCATGACGGCGTTGACGGTGATGCCGTATTTCGCCAGCTCGATGCAGGCGGTGCGCATGAAGCCGAGTTGCCCGGCCTTGGTGGCGCCGTAGTGCGACCAGCCGGGAAAACCGGTGACCGGGCCGGTGATCGATGACGTCAGCACGACCCGGCCCTGGTCGGATTTCTTGAGATAGGCAACCGCCGCCTTGACCGCGTGGAAGGTGCCTTTGAGGTTGGTGTCGACGACCTCGTCCCATTGTTCCGAAGTCATCTCCTCTAGCCGGGCCTGCGGGAAAATTCCGGCATTGGCGCACAACACGTCGATGCCCCCGTTTCTCGCGGCCGCTGTCGCAAAGGCGCTCTCGATGCTGGCAAGCGACGTGACGTCGCCAACCACGCCGAAGGCACCGTGGCCGATCTCGGCGGCAGCTGCTTCGGCCTGGTCGAGATGGCGCGCGATGATGGCGACCTTGGCGCCAGATAGCGCAAACACTCGCGCTATGCCCTTGCCGATGCCTTTCGATCCGCCGGTGACAACGACGGATCGACCCTTCAAAGATTGGGTCATGATCTGAAGCTCCAAAATGAGACGGGGACAGGGTGATGCCCCGTCCCCGTTGCCGAAAAGATGCCAGGGCGGCGTCCGCCCCTAGCCCTCGTTCACCATGTGACCGATGTTCTCGTACGCCTTGGGGTTGGCGGATTTCAGCACGAAGCCCCAGATCAGGCCGACGATAAGGATCGCAAGCCCGACATAGGGGATGCTCCTGGCGAAGCCATTGGTGCCGCCGAGCGTCGCGAGATTGGCCACCAGCGTGTAGACGAGGAGCAACTGGACAACCAGCGAGATCAACGGCGCGATGACTGTGGTCAGCAGGCTGCCGCCGCCGTTCTTCTTGAACCACATGTAGATCGCCAGCGAGACTACGGCCTGCAGCACCAGCAGCAGTCCGGTACCCAGCACCGCGAACAGCGTATAGACGCCAAGCCAGGCCTGTCCCGACGGATCGTCGAAGCCGTAGGCCAGACCGTAGAGCAGTACCCATATCGCCGCCAGCACCGACTGCAGCGCCGAGGCCTTGTGCGGGCTCTTGTGGTGGTCATGCGTCTCCGCGATCACCTGCGGCAGGACGCCTTCGCGCGCCAGCGAGTACAGATAGCGGGAAGCGGTGTTGTGGAAGGCCATGCCGCAAGCGAAGGAACTGGTCAGGATGAGCAGCGACATCAGCTGGTAGCCCCAGCCGCCGACATAATTCTGAACCGGTGTCAGGAAGAAGTTCACGCCATCGGAGAAGGCCTTGGCCACCATGTCGGCCTCGGTGGGATAGGCCGCCACCGCGCACCAGCTGACGAAGGTGTAGAACAGGCCAAGGCCAATCACCGAAATCAACAGCGACTGTGGAATGATGCGCTTGGGATCACGGGATTCCTCGGCATAGTTCGGCGCCATCTCGAAGCCGACCCACGACCAGAACGCCATGAAGATACCGACGGCGGCCTCGCCAGCGGGTATGGCCACATCACCGACTTTCTGCTCGGCGACAGGCGTGAACACCTTGAACACATTTAGTGAATCGCCGGAAAAATTCGTCGGGCCATGAGCGAAAAGCACGCCCAGCGAGAAGATCACCAGCATGATCACTTCAAGAATGAGTGCGATCCCGAGCAGCCTTGCCGACACTTTCACGTCGCGATAGGCAAGCGCCGCGATGACGACGATCATGGCGAGCGCCAGCACGATCCACGGCACGTTGATGCCGAAATGCTGGGAAAGCCAAAGATTGCCGAAAAATGCAAACAAACCAGTGAGAGAGGCTTCGAACAGTGAGTAGCAGGCGAGCGAGCCAAAGCCGGCCGACATGCCGACCTCGCGGCCGAGCCCCTGGCTGATGAAGGAATAGAAGCCGCCGACGGACGAGACGCGCGATGCCATCGCGGCATAGCCGACCGAGAAGATGGTCAGCACGATCGTTGCCATCAGGAAGGCGGCCGGCGTGTATTTGCCGATACCGTAACCTGCCGCGAACGGCACATTGCCCAGCATCGCCGACATTGGCGCCGCGCCGGTGACGGCCAGAAAGAGCACTCCCGCGAGCCCCACGGCCTTGGAGTGCAAAAGATTGATGCTGTTACTCTTCGAGACGTCGATCGTCCCGCGTGCAGTTTCTATGGCCATGAAGCCCTCTCCATTCGTGACAGCTGTGTCTGGTCCCCGCACGGAGCGGCCGATGTGTCCCAGCCTGCGCGTGCAGCGTGACACTACGGACGCAGCGTCACTTTGCCAAGGCCATGATTTTGCATAGCTCGCCGCTCGACATGACGTGGCAGTAGATCATGTTGATGATTTCGAGCTCCTTGCGATGGAGCTCCTCGGTCGCCGCCGCGCAGCAGTCCTCGAGCACGATGACTGCGTAGCTTTCGTCCGCCAAGCTGCGCACGGTCGAGGACACGCACTGGTCCGTGAAGATGCCGCAGCAGATGACATTCCTGATGCCGAGATTGTGCAGGATCAGGCGCAGATTTGTTCCTGTCAGCGCGGAATCGGTGGTCTTGGTGACCACGATTTCGTCGCCGACCGGCTGAAGCTCGGCAACCAGCTGCGACGGCGCGTCGTTCTTTGGCAGCAGCAAATTGTTCCAGCCCGGCATTTTCTGGGAGAGCGAACGGTCGCGGCCGTCCTTGGTGAGGCTGGCGATACGGGCAAAAAGGCATTCAATGCCATTTTGCCGTGCCAGATCGAGCAGTCTTGCCGTGTTCGGTATGACCGTGCCGTGCATGCGCTCGTGGAACGGCGTCCACAGATCGTAGCGATGCTGTTCTTCTGGCGTGAGCGACGCGCGATCCGGCCGTTCCAGGTATGTGTTCTGAACATCGATGACCAGGATGGCGGTTTGCGCCGGCACCAGCACCGGATCATCCGGCTCGGGTGCACCGAGGTAGTAGAGCGAACGGAATCCGGTTTTCCAGCTCATGCGGTCCTTTCAGAAGCGGAATGTGAAAAGGCCGCGCGCCGCATAGGTCTCGGCGGCTTCTTCGATGAAACGGGCGATGCGTTCGGCCTGGTAGGTATCGCGCATCGTGGCGGCGGCCTCGAGCAATTCTTCCTTGGACCTAGCGCGGCCGGGGCGCAGCAGTTCGTAGACCTGCATGATAAAATCCTGCGGCACCTCGACGAGTTCCGCCCCGCGCTCGAAGTTGAGGGCCAGTGTCGGCCGTCCGACATCGCGCGCCACATCGGCTTGAGCCTGCAGCGCTTGCGGCGTGATGCGAAGGTCTTCCATCGTCACCTCGCCGGCAAGCACCGCGTCCAGCGTTATCTGTGAAAGCGACTTGCCGTGCTTGCCGGTCACCTCTCCGGGCTGTGTCTCGGCAAGTGGATAGTCGGCGCGGGTATGGGTCATGATTTCGCTCCCGTCAGTATGACATCGACCTCTTCGGGAGCCGCACCAGCCTCGGTCAGCCCGGTTTCGATGGCATAGATGAGGGCGACGCGGGCGTGGTAGCGCGAACCCATGGCCTCGCCCCGCTGCGGCACGACGATAGGCTCCGGCATTTCGCCCAGCGCATAGGCGGCCGCATTGGCACCCAACGCGCGATAGTGTTCGAGCCTGGTGATCGGCGCATTGGAAAACAGTTCGAGGTTGTTGTGCGGCTGGCGGTCGCGCTGATGGATGACAGCCGTGCCTTTGGCCTGGATGCCGATGCCGATGCCGCTGCCGGCAAGCCGCGCAGCGGACAGGCCGAGGAAGGAGGTATCGGCCGTATGGCGAAAGCGAACGACGCGCGCCTTGAGCCCGCGCCCGCGAATTGCATCCAGCATGGCGCCAAGGACTTCGGAAAGCCGATGCCCGGCCGTCGTCCGGTAAAACTTCAGCCCGAAGGCCGGGCTGATGCCGATGACCACGTCGTCCTTCGCCGATCCATTGGCTGCGGGCCCAACGTTGCGATAGCGGATATGTCTCGCCTCGTCTTTCTCGTGCAGTGCCTCCGAACGCAATACTTCCTTCTGGTCCAGCACATCGCGGATTTCGTTGAGCTGCAGCCGCCGTTCTTCAGACACGCGATAGCCGGAGCCCGGACCGAGATAGTCGTTCGGATCGTTGATCGCGCTGACGATGCGCCCATTGCGGATCATGGCCGAGGTCTGGAGATAGTCGCCGGAAAGGCGCAGCTTCACCACGTTCAGCAGGTTCTCGGCCTCTTCGCGGAAACCCCGGTTGGCCAGCACCTTGACCACATCGATCACGGTGATGCCGCGCTCCTTGATGGCCTCGCTGATGAAGCTCACGTCGCGCGGCATCAGGCTGCGCGTATCGTCGGAGCCGGAGGCGTAGACCACACTGGTTTTCATATCCTCGGTCGGCGTCGACAGGCCGAGTTCCTCGAACACGGCGGCGATCGCCTCCACTGCCCGCTCGCGCAGCTCGATCGCGCGTGACTCGGGCAGTGGCGTCAATCCGCCATCGGCCTCGAAATCGCGCTGCAGCACCAGATAGTCTTCCAACTCCTCGCCGTTGATCAACGACGGGTTGAATGAATTGTCGTATTTCAGGATCGATCCCATCCCCGAGCAGATCAGGTCCGAGCCGGCAATCAGGTAGGGAAGGATCTTGGCGCCGACGCGAATCTCCGATTCGGCGGAGCGCGCGTCATTGCCGGATGCGCATTCGAGATCGAGCCAGACGGCGATGAGGTTCTCAGCCATCAGCTCGCGGACGCCACCAGGTATGGTGGCGGTCAAAGGCGCACCGTCGATGCCGCCATTTTGCGTACCCTGCACCCCCATGCCTCGCTGCAGGCAGAGACAGCGCGCCTCCAGGTAAAGCAGCGACTTTGCCTCATGGAAGCCCATCAGCAATTCGGAGCCGGCACCCGACGTGCAGCGCATCTTCACGCCGCGCGATGCATAGGCGGCGGCGAGAAATGCCTTGGACCACGGCGTGTCGTCGCCATCGGTGAACGATTTTTCGGTGCCGTAGACGGAAACGGTTTCGGCATAGGACGTGAAGCCGGCCATGGCGATGCGCAGCTCCTCCGCCTCCTCGCTGGAGCATTGGAACAGCGTTCCCCAGCGGCCGACGGCGCCGCCCACCGCACACGCCACCGCATTGGACCAGGCGTTGCGCGACACGCGCATCGTAGTCTCGATCTCGTCGAAACCGAAGGCGACGGCGGTTGCGGCATCGGCGGCAAGCTGCAGCGGGTCGTCCTTGGCGTTGGTCACATGCGCCTGGTTACCCGGCGTCTTGCGTGCCCGCATCTTCGAATAGGCAAAGGCGATCTCCAACGCGTTGAGCTGCGACACGACCTCGGCGAGTTTGGCGGGTGTCATGCCATGCGCGAGCCGCACCAGCGTTTCGCGCGGCACGTTCATGTCGACCAGCCAGCGTGCGACGGTCGCCGAGTCCAGCGCCATCGCTTCAGACGCCACCTCCGGGTCGATGTGATGGCGGGCTATGAAGCGGTCGATCATGTCGTAGTCGTGCTCGAGCACGCCATCGAGGGACACAACGCGCCCGCCCTTGATGCCGATGCCGGGTTTGGGATCGGCCGGGCTGGAGAAGGCGGAGAAGCCATTGGCAGGGTCTTCAGCCGCGAACTTGTCCAGCCGCAACGGCCGCTCGTCCCAGTCGGCGAAGCGCTTCCAACGGTTCAGTTTCGGCGTCATGCGTGCGTTCCTCGACCCAGCGGAAAGACTATTGAATGCCCGCTTGTCGCACAATGGCCCGGATCGAACAGCCCTGGACCCCCTGGCCGATGCTATCGACCCGCGCCATTGAACGCTTTCTGGCCATTGACGATCCCGACCGCTTCGATCTTCCGCTCTTGTCGAGGCATCACAGCGCGATAATTCTCCTGAAGGCGTGGGCTGTTCACTCTCGACAGGAGTCGGCCATGAAACATCAGACACTCGACCAACTGCATGCCGTCGCCAAGATTGAATCCTCGGCTGCATATTCCGCAATGACACGAAATCAGCGCATAGAGCGCTGGGCTGAACTGCTGGAGCGTAATCCCGAGCGATGCCTTGGCGCGTTTGCAGGCACCGAACATCTTCACCCTGGAGCACGTGCGACGATGCGGGGCGAGGGATCGGCAATTTCGGTTGCCTTCGAAGATCCGGTGCTGCGTGCGTCGGGTTTGAAAGACGATACGTATGGTGAGGCAAAGCGCTTTTTCGAGCTGAACGACTGGCAGCTGCACGACATCGTCTGCGATTGCCACGTCGGCTCAACCATGAAAGCGCGTTGGGCCGCCAGCAGGGTCCGCTCAGCGATTAGCGGCAGGTTCTTTACGTGGTTGAGGCAGAGGATAATGCGCTGACCGGAGGCGAGGATCGTCGCCTGGTTGAGACGATATAAGGTCTTCGTTACCCGACGCGGATCAACCCTTGTCCTCATGATACAGCCGGTCGGTCGCCCGGTCGCTTTCCTTGCGTTCGGCGGGGCCAGGACGGCGACGCGTCGCAATAACATAGGCCATCAATATGAGCAGCAACAATGGCCCACCGGCAACGACAACCAACCACATGACGCTTTCAAACATGGCACATCTCCTTTCCCAGACAATCGGCAGGGAGAAGAACCGTTCCGCTCATGACGACATGGGTGACGCGATTGGACTCGTTTGACGGCACTCGAACTACCGGCCGCGTTCGTATGTTCCGACAAGTTCGGCTTGCTCAAGCGCGTGTTTTTGCGCCTCCTGCCAGATACGTTCGACGCCCGCGCTCGCCGGGATGGCAAGGCTCGGCGTGTCGAGCGCAGCGAGCCGGAAATGGTAGTGATGGACGCCATGCCCGACGGGTGGTTGAGGGCCGTCATAGTAGGCGTTTCCGAAATCATTCGTGGCTTGCCTGAGGGCCTGCGGACCCGGCTTGCCGCTTTCCGCCTCGGGAAGTTCGCGGGTGTCGGGGGAGATGTTGAACACTGCCCAATGGCCGAACATGCCGCTTGGGGCATCGGGATCCTGGACGATGAGAACGAGGCTCTTCGTCTCGGCCGGCACACCAGCCCACTTCAGCGGCGGAGACACGTTCTTGCCGTCCCGGGTGTATTTTTCGGGAATCTGTCGGCCTTCGGCAAAGGCGGCACTGCTGAGTGTGAGGGTCATGCTTCACTCCTACGGCGACAGTTGATCGCGTGCATCGGCACGCTATTTGTTGGTCCGCATCTTCTGTCTCGGGTTGATCCCGCCGGCGGCATTGGTGTCGTTTTCGACGTCGCCTTCAACCGTGTTCTCGCCTTCAAGCTCGAACTCTTCGCCTTCCTTGATCGTTCCCTTCGAGGTGCCGATACCAGGGTTGTTGGCCAGGTCGGCATCGCTCGGTTTCTTCCACTTTGGATGCTTGGTTCCGGTCATCAGAAAACTCCTTCGAAGAGGTTTTCGGTTTCAAAACCGCAAGCCGGATGAATTGTTCCGGCCTCTTTCATGGGCTCGCTGTCCGCCTCGGCTAAAGCCCGAACGGATAGGTGTCGGGAACACCGGTTCCTGCGTGTTCCGGGCCAAGCGGCGTCACCGCCGCGGTTTTGTCGAACCACACGAACGCGTCGAATTGCCGGGGCAAGGAGACGTCGGCATAGTGGCTGCGCAACTCGGTTTCCGGCCGGTAGATCACACCAATGAAGCGCTCCAGCCTGCGTTCCAGCAGGCGCTCACGCAGCGCCTCGTCGCGCCTCAAGTCGAGCAGGAAACGCGGCACGCGGCTATCGTGGCAAAGCCGCTCGTAGCTGTCGGGGTGCGAGGCGCGAACCTGCTTCACCTCCATTTCCCCGTCCCAGTCGCTGGCGGCAGCCACGGTGCCGGAATGGGTGCCAAGACCGATCAGCGCGGCCTCTTCGCCGAAACGCTGCCGGCAAAGCTGGCCGATATTCAGTTCGTCCCTGACGACACCCATCTCGGTGTAGCGGGCATCGCCGATGTGCGAATTGTGCGCCCACACGATGGCCTTGGAGTTCGGGCCACCAGCATCCAGCAGATGTTCCAGCGTGTCGAACATGTGGGTGTCACGCAGGTTCCAGGATTCAGCGCCGCCATAGTACATGATCCGATAGTAACGCTCGGCGGCGGCGATCAGCCGGGCATTCTGGCTGGCGTCGAGGAAATCCACACCGTCCTGCCTTGCATATTCGAGTTGTCTGGCGAGCAGGTCCCGGCATTGCTCAAGCACCGCTTTCTCGCATTTTTGATAGCCGGCGGTGAGCACCGCGCGGCCGTAGGTGGATGGCTCGTTCTGCCAAGGTGTCAGGCAGCCATAGCGCTCGCGCGCGACCTTCGCCGCCTGCGGGTCGACCCGGTCGAGATAGTCGAGAACCGCGGCGATGGACCCGCTCATATTGTAGATGTCGAGGCCGTAGAACCCCGCTTGCCCTGATGGCTCAAGCTTCTCGTTGTGGTGGCGCATCCACTCGATGAAAGCCGCAAAATCGGTGTTTCGCCACATCCATGTCGGAAACCGCTGAAATGGCGCAATGGCGCCGGCTTGCGGCTGACGACGGCGAACGTAGCGGTCGATCGCGGCGGCATCGGGCCAATCCGCCTCGACCGCGACAATGGTGAAACCGTGCCGTTCGACGAGCCTGCGGGTGATCGTCGCGCGCGCCTTATAGAATTCGGACGTGCCATGGCTTGCCTCGCCAAGCAGGACGACGCGCCGGTCGGCAAACCGATCGAACAATTCGCCAAACGTCGGATCGTCGAAATCCGGAAGCGGTTCAGCCGCCCTCGCGATCATATCGGGCAGGCTGACGGGAGGCGGATGCCGGAGCGGCCGATCGACCTCGGTCAGCTTGTTGCCTTCCGGCCAACCTTGTTCGCCGATGAGCGGGACGAACCGTACACCGCCGTAATCCTCTTCGCTGTAGGTCGAGGCGCCTGTGCGTGTGACCTTTAGCAGACGCTGCAAATCCGGATCGTCGCCGACAGGAACGACAAGGACGCCTCCGACGTCGAGTTGTTCCTGAAGAGCCAGCGGCGCACCCGGTCCGCTGGCCGCCACCACGATGGCATCGAATGGTGCCGCCTCCGGCCAGCCCTTGGTGCCGTCGCCTGTGCGGACCTCGATGTTGCGATAGCCCAGCTTTTCAAAACGTTGTTTTGCCGACTTAGCCAAACCGGGATGACGCTCGATCGTGTAGACATGTTCGACGATCCGGCTCATCGCGGCGGCTGCGTAGCCCGAACCGGTACCAACTTCGAGCACGTGATCACCGGCTTTGACATCCGCCATCTCGATCATGAGTGCAACGATATAAGGTTGGGATATCGTCTGTCCGTCCGCGATCGGCAGCGGTCCGTCTTCATAAGCGAACTCTTCGAAGCCAGGATCGACGAAAGCCTCGCGCGGAACTTCGCGCATGGCTTGCAGAATCTCGCGATTGCGGATGCCACGCCGGCCGACATGTACTTTGACCATTCGATCGCGGGCACGGGAGAGATCGAGCATTTCCAGCTCCCTTTGGTGGCCGCCCTTTGGTGATCACTTGTCCGCGACGCCTCGAGGACATCCTTCGCGACACCTTGGTCAGCCATTGCCTTGAGCTCGGCTGTCGCGCTCCAGTCTCTAACCGCTGGAGGACTTCAAGGTTCCCACATTCCCCGCACAGGCCGCCAGCCCATCCTGAATCGCGAGCGGGCTCCCGCCTGCTTGGCAGGGCGCGGTTCGATGCCGGCCAGATGGTGGCCGCCAGGGCTTGCTCGGGCGCGCAGCCGCTCCAGTTACCTGCAGCGAAGCGCTGCTGGAGAATCGGTACTGGAGGTTGGGCAATGAACGACAAGGCTGGTGCAACGCCGCGGGCGATCGGCCTCGAACGGATCGATCTCATGGACCGCTACTGGCGTGCCGCGAACTACATCTCGGTCGGCCAGATCTACCTGCTCGACAATCCGCTGTTGCGCGAACCCTTGAAGGCCGAGCACGTCAAGCCGCGGCTGCTTGGCCATTGGGGCACGACGCCGGGCCTGAATTTTCTCTACCTGCATCTGAACCGCGTTATCCGCGAACGCGAACTCGATATCCTGTTCATCTGCGGCCCGGGCCATGGCGGCCCCGCGATGGTCGCCAACACCTGGCTCGAGGGCACCTACAGCGAAATCTATCCTGATATCGGGCAGGGCGAGGACGGTCTGAGGAAACTGTTCCGGCAGTTTTCCTTCCCCGGCGGCGTGCCAAGCCACGCCGCGCCCGAAACGCCCGGCTCCATCCATGAGGGCGGCGAACTCGGATATGCGTTGGTCCATGCCTTTGGTGCGGCCTTCGACAATCCGGATCTGGTGGTTGCCTGCGTCGTTGGCGACGGCGAAGCCGAGACCGGTCCGCTCGCGGCGTCATGGCATTCCAACAAGTTCCTGAACCCGGCGTCGGATGGCGCCGTCCTGCCGATCCTGCATCTTAACGGCTACAAGATCGCCAATCCAACAATCCTTGGCCGCATGGACGACCAGGAGTTGCGAAACCTTTTCGCTGGCTATGGCTACGAACCGTTCTTCGTCGAAGGCCACGAGCCGCTTGCCATGCACCAATCCATGGCCGGGACGCTCGACACGGTGCTCGATCGCATCCGGTCCGTTCAGGAACAGGCCCGGTCGCCGGGATGGCGTGGCGGGCGTCCGCTGTGGCCGATGATCGTGCTGCGCAGCCCCAAGGGCTGGACCGGACCAAAGAAAGTCGATGGCGAGAAGGTCGAAGGCTTCTGGCGTGCGCATCAAGTGCCGGTGTCGAACGCGCGGGGAAATGAGGAACACCGCAAGATCCTCGAAACCTGGATGCGAAGCTATGAGCCGGAGAAACTGTTCGACAGAAACGGACACCTTCTGCCGGAACTCGCTGCGCTGGCTCCGACTGGATCAAAGCGCATGGGCGCGAGCCCATATGCGAATGGCGGGCTGTTGAAGCGCGACCTTGTGCTTCCGGACTGGAAAGGCCTGGCGCTGGAAGTGCCCCGGCCGGGAGGGGTCGTTGCCGAAGCGACGCGGATTTGTGGAAGCTACCTTCGCGACGTGTTCCGCCTCAATGCCAAAGCGCAAAACTTCCGGCTCATGGGACCGGATGAGACATCGTCCAATCGCCTCGACGATGTGTTCGAGGCCACCGATCGGGTCTGGATGGAGGGCATCGAGCCTTACGACGTCCATCTTTCCCGCGACGGCCGCGTCATGGAAGTGCTGAGCGAGCATCTCTGCCAGGGCTGGCTCGAAGGTTATCTGCTCACCGGCCGTCACGGACTGTTCTCATGCTACGAGGCCTTCATCCATATCGTCGATTCCATGGTCAACCAGCATGCCAAATGGCTGAAGACCTCCGGCGAACTCGCCTGGCGCAAGCCGATCGCCTCGCTCAACTATCTCTTGACCTCTCATGTCTGGCGCCAGGACCACAATGGCTTCAGTCATCAGGATCCGGGTTTTGCCGACCTGGTCGCCAACAAGAAGGCCGACACCGTCAGGCTCTACTTCCCGCCGGATGCCAACACCCTGCTGTGGATTACCGACCATTGCCTGAGGACCTATAACCGCATCAACGTCATCACAGCCGGCAAGCAGCCGACGCCGCAGTGGCTGTCCGTCGAGGAAGCCGAAGCCCATTGCAAAGCGGGCGCGGGCATCTGGGAATGGGCCGGCACCCTGGCCAAGGGCGAGGAGCCGGATGTAGTCATGGCCTGCGCCGGAGACGTGCCGACGCTGGAAACGCTGGCCGCGACGGACATTTTGCGCTCCGCGATCCCCGACCTGAAAATCCGCGTCGTCAACGTCGTCGACCTGATGACGTTGCAGTCGAACACCGAGCATCCGCACGGTCTCGCCGACC harbors:
- the fabG gene encoding 3-oxoacyl-ACP reductase FabG, encoding MTQSLKGRSVVVTGGSKGIGKGIARVFALSGAKVAIIARHLDQAEAAAAEIGHGAFGVVGDVTSLASIESAFATAAARNGGIDVLCANAGIFPQARLEEMTSEQWDEVVDTNLKGTFHAVKAAVAYLKKSDQGRVVLTSSITGPVTGFPGWSHYGATKAGQLGFMRTACIELAKYGITVNAVMPGNIITEGLAGLGEDYQKTMAASVPLKRLGTVEDIGYAALYFASKEAAYVTGQTIIVDGGQILPESLEALA
- a CDS encoding APC family permease; its protein translation is MAIETARGTIDVSKSNSINLLHSKAVGLAGVLFLAVTGAAPMSAMLGNVPFAAGYGIGKYTPAAFLMATIVLTIFSVGYAAMASRVSSVGGFYSFISQGLGREVGMSAGFGSLACYSLFEASLTGLFAFFGNLWLSQHFGINVPWIVLALAMIVVIAALAYRDVKVSARLLGIALILEVIMLVIFSLGVLFAHGPTNFSGDSLNVFKVFTPVAEQKVGDVAIPAGEAAVGIFMAFWSWVGFEMAPNYAEESRDPKRIIPQSLLISVIGLGLFYTFVSWCAVAAYPTEADMVAKAFSDGVNFFLTPVQNYVGGWGYQLMSLLILTSSFACGMAFHNTASRYLYSLAREGVLPQVIAETHDHHKSPHKASALQSVLAAIWVLLYGLAYGFDDPSGQAWLGVYTLFAVLGTGLLLVLQAVVSLAIYMWFKKNGGGSLLTTVIAPLISLVVQLLLVYTLVANLATLGGTNGFARSIPYVGLAILIVGLIWGFVLKSANPKAYENIGHMVNEG
- a CDS encoding cysteine hydrolase family protein, yielding MSWKTGFRSLYYLGAPEPDDPVLVPAQTAILVIDVQNTYLERPDRASLTPEEQHRYDLWTPFHERMHGTVIPNTARLLDLARQNGIECLFARIASLTKDGRDRSLSQKMPGWNNLLLPKNDAPSQLVAELQPVGDEIVVTKTTDSALTGTNLRLILHNLGIRNVICCGIFTDQCVSSTVRSLADESYAVIVLEDCCAAATEELHRKELEIINMIYCHVMSSGELCKIMALAK
- a CDS encoding diol dehydratase small subunit, producing the protein MTHTRADYPLAETQPGEVTGKHGKSLSQITLDAVLAGEVTMEDLRITPQALQAQADVARDVGRPTLALNFERGAELVEVPQDFIMQVYELLRPGRARSKEELLEAAATMRDTYQAERIARFIEEAAETYAARGLFTFRF
- a CDS encoding propanediol/glycerol family dehydratase large subunit, with the translated sequence MTPKLNRWKRFADWDERPLRLDKFAAEDPANGFSAFSSPADPKPGIGIKGGRVVSLDGVLEHDYDMIDRFIARHHIDPEVASEAMALDSATVARWLVDMNVPRETLVRLAHGMTPAKLAEVVSQLNALEIAFAYSKMRARKTPGNQAHVTNAKDDPLQLAADAATAVAFGFDEIETTMRVSRNAWSNAVACAVGGAVGRWGTLFQCSSEEAEELRIAMAGFTSYAETVSVYGTEKSFTDGDDTPWSKAFLAAAYASRGVKMRCTSGAGSELLMGFHEAKSLLYLEARCLCLQRGMGVQGTQNGGIDGAPLTATIPGGVRELMAENLIAVWLDLECASGNDARSAESEIRVGAKILPYLIAGSDLICSGMGSILKYDNSFNPSLINGEELEDYLVLQRDFEADGGLTPLPESRAIELRERAVEAIAAVFEELGLSTPTEDMKTSVVYASGSDDTRSLMPRDVSFISEAIKERGITVIDVVKVLANRGFREEAENLLNVVKLRLSGDYLQTSAMIRNGRIVSAINDPNDYLGPGSGYRVSEERRLQLNEIRDVLDQKEVLRSEALHEKDEARHIRYRNVGPAANGSAKDDVVIGISPAFGLKFYRTTAGHRLSEVLGAMLDAIRGRGLKARVVRFRHTADTSFLGLSAARLAGSGIGIGIQAKGTAVIHQRDRQPHNNLELFSNAPITRLEHYRALGANAAAYALGEMPEPIVVPQRGEAMGSRYHARVALIYAIETGLTEAGAAPEEVDVILTGAKS
- a CDS encoding YbhB/YbcL family Raf kinase inhibitor-like protein; protein product: MTLTLSSAAFAEGRQIPEKYTRDGKNVSPPLKWAGVPAETKSLVLIVQDPDAPSGMFGHWAVFNISPDTRELPEAESGKPGPQALRQATNDFGNAYYDGPQPPVGHGVHHYHFRLAALDTPSLAIPASAGVERIWQEAQKHALEQAELVGTYERGR
- a CDS encoding protein-L-isoaspartate(D-aspartate) O-methyltransferase; the protein is MLDLSRARDRMVKVHVGRRGIRNREILQAMREVPREAFVDPGFEEFAYEDGPLPIADGQTISQPYIVALMIEMADVKAGDHVLEVGTGSGYAAAAMSRIVEHVYTIERHPGLAKSAKQRFEKLGYRNIEVRTGDGTKGWPEAAPFDAIVVAASGPGAPLALQEQLDVGGVLVVPVGDDPDLQRLLKVTRTGASTYSEEDYGGVRFVPLIGEQGWPEGNKLTEVDRPLRHPPPVSLPDMIARAAEPLPDFDDPTFGELFDRFADRRVVLLGEASHGTSEFYKARATITRRLVERHGFTIVAVEADWPDAAAIDRYVRRRQPQAGAIAPFQRFPTWMWRNTDFAAFIEWMRHHNEKLEPSGQAGFYGLDIYNMSGSIAAVLDYLDRVDPQAAKVARERYGCLTPWQNEPSTYGRAVLTAGYQKCEKAVLEQCRDLLARQLEYARQDGVDFLDASQNARLIAAAERYYRIMYYGGAESWNLRDTHMFDTLEHLLDAGGPNSKAIVWAHNSHIGDARYTEMGVVRDELNIGQLCRQRFGEEAALIGLGTHSGTVAAASDWDGEMEVKQVRASHPDSYERLCHDSRVPRFLLDLRRDEALRERLLERRLERFIGVIYRPETELRSHYADVSLPRQFDAFVWFDKTAAVTPLGPEHAGTGVPDTYPFGL
- a CDS encoding phosphoketolase family protein, which translates into the protein MNDKAGATPRAIGLERIDLMDRYWRAANYISVGQIYLLDNPLLREPLKAEHVKPRLLGHWGTTPGLNFLYLHLNRVIRERELDILFICGPGHGGPAMVANTWLEGTYSEIYPDIGQGEDGLRKLFRQFSFPGGVPSHAAPETPGSIHEGGELGYALVHAFGAAFDNPDLVVACVVGDGEAETGPLAASWHSNKFLNPASDGAVLPILHLNGYKIANPTILGRMDDQELRNLFAGYGYEPFFVEGHEPLAMHQSMAGTLDTVLDRIRSVQEQARSPGWRGGRPLWPMIVLRSPKGWTGPKKVDGEKVEGFWRAHQVPVSNARGNEEHRKILETWMRSYEPEKLFDRNGHLLPELAALAPTGSKRMGASPYANGGLLKRDLVLPDWKGLALEVPRPGGVVAEATRICGSYLRDVFRLNAKAQNFRLMGPDETSSNRLDDVFEATDRVWMEGIEPYDVHLSRDGRVMEVLSEHLCQGWLEGYLLTGRHGLFSCYEAFIHIVDSMVNQHAKWLKTSGELAWRKPIASLNYLLTSHVWRQDHNGFSHQDPGFADLVANKKADTVRLYFPPDANTLLWITDHCLRTYNRINVITAGKQPTPQWLSVEEAEAHCKAGAGIWEWAGTLAKGEEPDVVMACAGDVPTLETLAATDILRSAIPDLKIRVVNVVDLMTLQSNTEHPHGLADQAFDALFTKTRPVIFAYHGYPYIIHRLTYRRANHDNMHVHGFREEGTTTTPFDMVVLNELDRYHLALAAIERVPGLAERTEGLAGELHDRLVKHKAYVREHGEDMPEIQKWSWPANAAKVRQ